A window of Rhizobium acidisoli contains these coding sequences:
- a CDS encoding DUF2007 domain-containing protein, producing the protein MHELIRANDAVLLSFAESLMKDAGIHCFIADQGMSVLEGSLGMLPRRLLVDEEMADQARRILIDAGLGDELRDRT; encoded by the coding sequence ATGCATGAACTTATCCGCGCCAACGACGCCGTCCTGCTCTCCTTTGCCGAGAGCTTGATGAAGGATGCCGGAATTCACTGCTTCATCGCCGATCAGGGCATGAGTGTGCTGGAAGGTTCGCTCGGCATGCTGCCGCGCCGCCTGCTGGTCGATGAGGAGATGGCCGATCAGGCCCGCCGCATCCTGATCGACGCCGGCCTCGGCGACGAATTGCGCGACAGGACGTGA
- a CDS encoding Nramp family divalent metal transporter, whose product MDALNPNANRGWRHERGEASLSDVYRTVGTGRHSSRWRRAAAFAGPGYMVAVGYMDPGNWATSLAGGSKFGYALLTVALLSNLMAIVLQSLCARLAIASGRDLAQACRDAFPRYVSVPLWAFAEIAIIATDIAEVIGTAIGLNLLMGIPLELGVLITALDVFVILFLQKLGFRWVEAFIIALLGVIAVCFGVQILLADPQWGAVVTGFFPTTEIVTNPEMLYLALGILGATVMPHNLYLHSGIVQTRAYGHTVPEKKEALTFATIDSTVALCFALLINASILILAAAAFNANGKTDVVELGDAYSLLSPLLGLAIAPTLFGIALLCCGLNSTVTATLAGQIVMEGFLKIRLKPWIRRLITRAIAIVPAAIVTIWYGDKGTAELLILTQVVLSLQLSFAVFPLVMFTANKAKMGELVAPRWLSGIAYLIAIVIAGLNVKLLFDFVTG is encoded by the coding sequence ATGGACGCCCTGAATCCGAATGCAAACCGCGGCTGGCGGCACGAACGCGGCGAGGCGTCACTATCGGATGTCTACCGTACCGTCGGAACCGGGCGTCACAGCTCCAGATGGCGGCGGGCGGCGGCTTTCGCCGGGCCGGGCTATATGGTCGCGGTCGGTTATATGGATCCCGGCAACTGGGCGACGTCGCTCGCCGGCGGTTCAAAATTCGGCTATGCGCTGCTCACCGTCGCGCTGCTTTCCAACCTGATGGCGATCGTGCTGCAATCGCTCTGCGCGCGTCTGGCGATCGCCTCCGGCCGCGACCTGGCGCAGGCCTGCCGCGACGCCTTCCCCAGATATGTCTCGGTGCCGCTCTGGGCCTTTGCCGAGATCGCCATCATCGCCACCGATATCGCCGAGGTGATCGGCACGGCGATCGGCCTCAACCTCTTGATGGGCATCCCGCTCGAACTCGGCGTGCTGATTACCGCGCTCGACGTCTTCGTCATTCTCTTCCTTCAGAAGCTGGGTTTCCGCTGGGTGGAGGCCTTCATCATCGCCCTGCTCGGCGTCATCGCGGTCTGCTTCGGTGTGCAGATCCTGCTGGCCGACCCGCAATGGGGCGCCGTCGTCACCGGCTTCTTCCCGACGACGGAGATCGTCACCAATCCGGAGATGCTTTATCTGGCGCTCGGCATTCTCGGCGCGACCGTCATGCCGCACAATCTCTACCTTCACTCCGGCATCGTTCAGACGCGGGCTTATGGCCACACCGTTCCGGAAAAGAAGGAGGCGCTGACCTTTGCGACGATCGACTCGACGGTGGCGCTTTGTTTCGCGCTGCTGATCAACGCCTCGATCCTGATCCTGGCCGCTGCCGCCTTCAATGCGAACGGGAAGACCGATGTCGTCGAACTCGGCGACGCCTATTCGCTGCTGTCGCCGCTGCTGGGGCTCGCCATCGCGCCGACGCTGTTCGGCATTGCACTGCTCTGCTGCGGCCTCAACTCGACGGTGACGGCAACGCTTGCCGGCCAGATCGTCATGGAAGGTTTCCTGAAGATCAGGCTGAAGCCGTGGATACGGCGGTTGATCACCCGCGCCATCGCCATCGTGCCGGCTGCGATCGTCACCATCTGGTATGGCGACAAGGGCACCGCCGAGCTGCTGATCCTCACCCAGGTGGTGCTCAGCCTGCAGCTTTCCTTCGCCGTCTTCCCGCTCGTGATGTTCACCGCCAACAAGGCCAAGATGGGCGAGCTCGTGGCGCCGCGCTGGCTGAGCGGCATTGCCTATCTGATCGCGATCGTGATTGCCGGCCTGAACGTCAAGCTGCTCTTCGACTTCGTCACCGGCTAA
- a CDS encoding 4-(cytidine 5'-diphospho)-2-C-methyl-D-erythritol kinase gives MPEAGLAEAFGVTEEARAKINLALHVTGQRADGYHLLDMLVTFADCGDRLGFLPAQTDAFTLSGRFGEMLAGDGGTNLVLRARDLLREQFGALAFPVHIHLQKNLPVASGIGGGSADAAAALRGLMRLWGMSLPVEALASLALKLGADVPMCLESRPLIARGIGEEIEAVADLPAFAMVLANPLKGMSTPEVFRRLTTKNNPALSLAPGLSGSAGWLAVIDAARNDLEPPARQLVPEIAVISAMLQARGALLTRMSGSGATCFGIFASMAEAQEAAAALHGERPDWYFQATETVSGGM, from the coding sequence ATGCCTGAAGCGGGCCTGGCCGAGGCTTTCGGCGTCACCGAAGAGGCGCGCGCAAAGATCAATCTCGCTTTGCATGTGACAGGCCAGCGGGCAGATGGCTATCATCTGCTCGACATGCTGGTGACCTTTGCCGATTGCGGCGACCGGCTGGGCTTCCTGCCTGCCCAGACCGACGCCTTCACCCTGTCGGGTCGCTTCGGCGAGATGCTGGCCGGCGACGGCGGCACCAATCTGGTGCTGCGGGCGCGCGATCTCCTGCGCGAGCAGTTCGGCGCCCTCGCCTTCCCCGTCCATATCCACCTGCAAAAGAACCTGCCTGTTGCCTCCGGCATCGGCGGCGGCTCGGCCGATGCGGCCGCGGCGCTGCGCGGGCTGATGCGGCTCTGGGGCATGAGCCTGCCGGTGGAGGCGCTTGCCAGTCTGGCGCTGAAGCTCGGCGCCGACGTGCCGATGTGCCTTGAAAGCCGGCCACTGATTGCCCGCGGCATCGGTGAGGAGATCGAGGCCGTGGCTGATCTGCCGGCCTTTGCCATGGTGCTTGCCAATCCGCTGAAGGGTATGTCGACGCCCGAGGTGTTCCGTCGGCTGACAACGAAGAACAATCCGGCCCTGAGCCTGGCGCCCGGTCTATCCGGGAGTGCCGGCTGGCTGGCAGTGATCGATGCCGCCCGCAATGACCTGGAACCGCCGGCGCGCCAGCTGGTGCCCGAGATTGCGGTCATCTCGGCGATGCTGCAGGCCCGCGGCGCGCTTTTGACCCGCATGTCCGGCTCCGGCGCCACCTGTTTCGGGATCTTTGCGAGCATGGCTGAGGCGCAAGAGGCGGCGGCAGCCCTTCACGGCGAGCGGCCCGACTGGTATTTCCAGGCGACGGAAACGGTTTCGGGAGGCATGTGA
- a CDS encoding S49 family peptidase, which translates to MAGFWRKLLPKRFRKNGITIPVVRLQGPIVSGGGPFRPALNLANVAPVLEKAFAMKDAPAVAITINSPGGSPVQSRLIFTRIRELAREKQKKVLVFVEDVAASGGYMIALAGDEIIADSTSIVGSIGVVSGGFGFPELLKKIGVERRVYTAGENKVILDPFQPEKEKDIEYLKSLQLEIHQVFISMVRERRAGKLRDDAAVFSGLFWSGTRGLELGLVDGLGDMRQELKRRYGQKTKLELVAAGRGLFGRRVPGVSPVSLESAASGLATGLVEAAEERALWGRFGL; encoded by the coding sequence ATGGCCGGATTCTGGAGAAAGCTGCTGCCGAAACGGTTCCGCAAGAACGGCATCACCATCCCGGTCGTCAGATTGCAGGGGCCGATCGTCAGCGGCGGCGGCCCGTTTCGGCCGGCCCTCAATCTCGCCAACGTCGCTCCGGTTCTGGAAAAGGCCTTTGCCATGAAGGACGCGCCGGCGGTTGCCATAACAATCAATTCGCCGGGCGGTTCGCCCGTCCAGTCCCGCCTGATCTTCACCCGCATTCGCGAACTCGCCCGCGAGAAGCAGAAGAAGGTCCTGGTCTTCGTCGAGGATGTCGCCGCCTCAGGCGGCTACATGATCGCGCTCGCCGGCGATGAGATCATTGCCGACTCGACCTCGATCGTCGGCTCGATCGGCGTCGTCTCCGGCGGTTTCGGCTTTCCCGAACTTTTGAAGAAGATCGGCGTCGAGCGCCGTGTCTATACCGCCGGCGAAAACAAGGTGATCCTCGATCCGTTCCAGCCGGAAAAGGAAAAGGACATCGAATATCTGAAGAGCCTGCAGCTTGAAATCCACCAGGTCTTCATCTCGATGGTGCGCGAGCGCCGCGCCGGTAAGCTGAGGGACGATGCGGCGGTCTTCTCAGGCCTGTTCTGGAGCGGCACCCGCGGCCTCGAACTCGGCCTCGTCGACGGCCTCGGCGACATGCGCCAGGAATTGAAGCGGCGCTACGGCCAGAAGACTAAGCTGGAACTCGTCGCCGCCGGCCGCGGTCTGTTTGGCCGCCGTGTTCCCGGCGTGTCGCCGGTTTCGCTCGAAAGTGCGGCATCCGGCCTCGCGACAGGGCTTGTCGAAGCGGCGGAAGAAAGAGCATTGTGGGGCCGCTTCGGGCTTTGA
- the moaB gene encoding molybdenum cofactor biosynthesis protein B, which translates to MAGLDDKRPFIAVGIAVLTVSDTRTPETDKSGDTLAARITEAGHRLVDRAIVPDDREKIAARVKAWTELDEIDVVITTGGTGFTGRDVTPEALEPLFEKRMDGFSAIFHRISYEKIGTATIQSRATAGVANATFIFALPGSPGACRDAWDGILKAQLDYRSLPCNFVEIMPRLDEHLKRGAKT; encoded by the coding sequence ATGGCAGGTCTGGACGACAAGCGGCCCTTCATCGCCGTCGGCATTGCGGTTCTCACCGTCTCGGATACGCGCACGCCGGAAACGGACAAGTCAGGCGACACGCTGGCGGCGCGAATCACCGAGGCGGGCCACCGGCTGGTCGACCGGGCGATCGTGCCCGATGATCGCGAGAAAATCGCCGCCCGGGTGAAGGCCTGGACCGAGCTAGATGAGATCGACGTCGTCATCACCACTGGCGGCACCGGCTTTACCGGCCGCGATGTGACGCCCGAGGCGCTGGAGCCTTTGTTCGAAAAACGCATGGACGGCTTTTCCGCCATCTTCCACCGGATCTCCTACGAGAAGATCGGCACGGCGACGATCCAGTCGCGCGCCACGGCAGGCGTTGCCAACGCCACCTTCATCTTCGCGCTGCCGGGGTCGCCCGGCGCCTGCCGGGATGCCTGGGACGGCATTTTGAAAGCACAGCTCGACTACCGCAGCCTGCCCTGCAATTTCGTCGAGATCATGCCGCGTCTGGACGAACACCTGAAACGCGGCGCCAAGACATAG
- a CDS encoding tetratricopeptide repeat protein — protein MRQRIAIRLLTSAALAAVLSLGGVGGANAEDAAKPSDVAKTDSFDADSVTTFSGAFLAARTADVDHDYETAIELYKKALQIEPGNPEIRQRLMISLLLNGDIKDGVKYANDLKGDPSVERITTIVRGMDAVRRDDYKTAESILKYNGPNDLDRMMNDLLLAWARVGAGRGKEALAMVEKMKGPDWVRIFQNYNAGAIAIATGDVKSARKHLNDAVLDKEGGATAPDTFMRAVMALARLEATQGNKQKALDAVSVGDNLLPNYAPLNALRDSIEKDEKQEQQVKTAEEGAAGVLFSVGGALNRDGAEDIVSLYLQTANALDPNSADTLVLLGGIAEKQNQMDRAIALYKKVPENSPMRRISELQLGLALAQGGKVDEARKHLQALIASDPKDIRSYLAYGSVLSDAKDYEAMAANYDKAVDAIGPIPGRANWSVFFQRGIAYERLKKWDQAEPNFRKALELNPDQPQVLNYLGYSWIDMNRNLDEGLGMIKKAVDLRPDDGYIIDSLGWAYFRLNRFDDAVDELERAAQIKAGDATINDHLGDAYWRVGRKLEAVYQWNRALASEPEAAEIPKIKDKVANGLPAVSDDAKAADKKQPDPAPVTPPPVDKKS, from the coding sequence ATGCGGCAGAGAATTGCCATCCGTCTTCTTACGAGCGCAGCGCTTGCCGCTGTCCTTTCGCTGGGCGGTGTCGGCGGCGCGAATGCCGAGGATGCGGCCAAGCCGAGCGATGTGGCGAAGACCGATAGCTTCGATGCCGATAGCGTTACCACCTTCTCCGGCGCCTTCCTTGCGGCGCGCACGGCCGATGTCGATCATGACTACGAGACGGCGATCGAACTCTACAAGAAGGCGCTGCAGATCGAGCCCGGCAATCCCGAGATCCGCCAGCGGCTGATGATCTCGCTGCTGCTCAATGGCGACATCAAGGACGGCGTCAAATACGCCAACGACCTGAAGGGCGATCCCTCCGTCGAGCGCATCACCACGATCGTGCGCGGCATGGATGCCGTGCGCCGCGATGATTACAAGACCGCCGAGAGCATCCTTAAATATAACGGGCCGAACGATCTCGACCGGATGATGAACGACCTGCTGCTCGCCTGGGCCCGCGTCGGCGCCGGCCGCGGCAAGGAAGCGCTCGCCATGGTCGAGAAGATGAAGGGGCCGGACTGGGTCCGCATCTTCCAGAATTACAATGCCGGCGCGATCGCCATCGCCACCGGTGACGTAAAATCCGCCCGCAAGCATCTGAACGACGCCGTGCTCGACAAGGAGGGAGGTGCGACCGCACCCGATACCTTCATGCGCGCAGTGATGGCGCTAGCCCGTCTCGAAGCGACACAAGGCAATAAGCAGAAGGCGCTCGACGCCGTTTCCGTCGGCGACAACCTGCTGCCGAATTACGCGCCGCTGAACGCGCTGCGCGACAGTATCGAAAAAGACGAGAAGCAGGAGCAGCAGGTCAAGACGGCCGAAGAAGGCGCTGCCGGCGTGCTGTTTTCGGTTGGCGGTGCGCTGAACCGCGACGGCGCCGAAGATATCGTCTCGCTTTACCTGCAGACCGCCAATGCGCTCGACCCCAACAGCGCCGATACGCTGGTGCTGCTCGGCGGCATCGCCGAGAAGCAGAACCAGATGGATCGCGCCATTGCTCTCTACAAGAAGGTGCCGGAGAATTCGCCGATGCGGCGCATCTCCGAGCTGCAGCTCGGCCTTGCCCTTGCCCAGGGCGGCAAGGTGGACGAGGCGCGCAAGCACCTGCAGGCGCTGATCGCCTCCGACCCGAAGGATATCCGCAGCTACCTCGCCTATGGCAGCGTGCTCTCCGACGCCAAGGACTACGAGGCGATGGCCGCCAATTACGACAAGGCAGTCGACGCGATCGGCCCCATTCCCGGCCGCGCCAACTGGAGCGTCTTCTTCCAGCGCGGCATCGCCTATGAGCGGCTGAAGAAGTGGGACCAGGCGGAACCGAATTTCCGCAAGGCCCTTGAGCTCAATCCCGACCAGCCGCAGGTACTGAACTATCTCGGCTATTCCTGGATCGACATGAACCGCAACCTCGATGAAGGTCTCGGCATGATCAAGAAGGCCGTCGACCTTCGCCCCGACGACGGCTACATCATCGATTCGCTCGGCTGGGCCTATTTCCGCCTCAACCGCTTCGACGATGCCGTCGACGAATTGGAACGGGCAGCCCAGATCAAGGCTGGCGACGCGACGATCAACGACCATCTCGGTGACGCCTACTGGCGCGTCGGCCGCAAGCTCGAGGCCGTCTATCAGTGGAACCGGGCGCTCGCCTCCGAGCCGGAAGCCGCCGAGATCCCGAAGATCAAGGACAAGGTCGCCAATGGCCTGCCTGCCGTCAGCGACGATGCCAAGGCGGCCGACAAGAAGCAGCCGGATCCGGCCCCGGTCACGCCGCCGCCGGTCGACAAGAAATCCTGA
- a CDS encoding polyprenyl synthetase family protein encodes MGVVIPLEESKNKLASIKPLVDLTRADMERVNQLILSKAGSDVQMIPEVANHLISSGGKRLRPMLTLAAASLFDYRGENHVKLATSVEFMHTATLLHDDVVDESDLRRGKSTARMIWGNQASVLVGDFLLGQAFRMMVDVGSLDALDVLSSAACIIAEGEVLQLSVAKNMETTEDDYLSVIRAKTAALFAAAAEVGPIVAEAGKSGRNALKSYGMNLGLAFQLVDDALDYGGKAADLGKNVGDDFREGKITLPVILAYRRGTEDERAFWRDAIEAGNSTDANLEKALGLITKYGTLADTIGRAVHYGTIARDALAPLPDTVWKSSLMEVIDFCIERVN; translated from the coding sequence TTGGGCGTGGTCATACCGCTTGAAGAAAGCAAAAACAAACTGGCATCCATCAAGCCATTGGTCGATCTCACCAGGGCGGATATGGAGCGGGTGAACCAGCTCATTCTGTCCAAGGCCGGCTCCGACGTGCAGATGATCCCCGAAGTGGCGAACCATCTGATCTCGTCCGGCGGCAAGCGGCTGCGGCCGATGCTGACGCTGGCGGCCGCCTCGCTGTTCGACTACCGGGGCGAAAACCACGTCAAGCTCGCCACCTCGGTCGAGTTCATGCACACAGCAACGCTGCTGCATGACGATGTCGTCGACGAAAGCGACCTGCGCCGCGGCAAATCGACAGCGCGGATGATCTGGGGCAACCAGGCAAGCGTGCTGGTCGGCGACTTCCTGCTCGGCCAGGCCTTCCGCATGATGGTCGATGTCGGCTCGCTCGATGCGCTCGACGTCCTGTCTTCCGCCGCCTGCATCATTGCCGAAGGCGAGGTGCTGCAGCTTTCCGTCGCCAAGAACATGGAGACGACGGAGGACGATTATCTCTCGGTCATCCGCGCCAAGACGGCGGCGCTGTTTGCCGCCGCCGCCGAAGTCGGGCCGATCGTCGCCGAGGCCGGCAAATCCGGCCGCAACGCGCTGAAATCCTACGGCATGAATCTGGGGCTCGCCTTCCAGCTGGTCGACGATGCGCTCGATTACGGCGGCAAGGCGGCCGATCTCGGCAAGAATGTCGGCGACGATTTCCGCGAGGGCAAGATCACCCTGCCGGTCATTCTCGCCTATCGCCGCGGCACCGAGGACGAGCGCGCCTTCTGGCGCGATGCGATCGAAGCCGGCAACAGCACCGACGCCAACCTCGAAAAAGCACTCGGGCTGATCACCAAATACGGCACGCTCGCCGACACGATCGGCCGGGCGGTCCATTACGGCACGATCGCACGGGACGCACTGGCGCCGCTGCCCGATACGGTCTGGAAATCCTCCCTGATGGAAGTGATCGACTTCTGCATCGAGCGCGTCAATTGA
- a CDS encoding F0F1 ATP synthase subunit B, which produces MEFHFDATFFAFVGLVLFLALVVYLKVPGMMSRSLDDRADQIRNELAEAKRLREEAQHLLAEYQRKRKEAEAEAAHIVAAAEREAQMLTAEAKKKTEEFVANRTALSEQKIKQAEVEAMKAVRSAAVDLAIAAAETVLAKQADGKVQSELFGNAIGQVKTRLN; this is translated from the coding sequence ATGGAATTTCACTTTGATGCGACTTTCTTCGCCTTTGTCGGCCTCGTCCTCTTCCTGGCACTGGTCGTTTACCTGAAGGTTCCGGGCATGATGTCACGGTCGCTCGACGATCGCGCCGACCAGATCCGCAACGAATTGGCCGAAGCCAAGCGTCTGCGCGAAGAGGCTCAGCACCTGCTCGCCGAATACCAGCGCAAGCGCAAGGAAGCGGAAGCCGAAGCGGCCCACATCGTTGCCGCTGCCGAGCGTGAAGCCCAGATGCTGACCGCCGAAGCGAAGAAGAAGACGGAAGAATTCGTCGCCAACCGCACGGCGCTTTCCGAGCAGAAGATCAAGCAGGCCGAGGTCGAGGCGATGAAGGCGGTCCGTTCCGCCGCCGTCGATCTCGCAATCGCAGCCGCCGAAACGGTGCTCGCCAAGCAGGCGGACGGCAAGGTCCAGTCCGAACTCTTCGGCAATGCCATCGGCCAGGTCAAGACACGACTCAACTGA
- a CDS encoding tRNA1(Val) (adenine(37)-N6)-methyltransferase — MTGEPAQTVDAFHRGAFHVVQPSGRGHRSGMDAMLLAALVADDRPIRVADLGAGAGAAGLAVASRLAKAEVVLFERSAEMADYARRSILLPENAYLAARVGLVEADVTLTAKARNDAGLIDESFHHVIMNPPFNHVGDRRTPDALKAEAHAMTDGLLESWIRTAGAIMIPGGQLSLIARPESIAEIVAACGRRFGGIEITAIHPRTGENAVRILVTAIKGSRARLSLRAPLIMHEEGSHKFSPLVDDFNNGRAAYARL, encoded by the coding sequence ATGACCGGGGAGCCCGCCCAAACCGTCGATGCCTTCCATCGCGGCGCCTTCCATGTGGTGCAGCCGAGCGGCAGGGGTCATCGCTCCGGCATGGATGCGATGCTGCTTGCCGCCCTTGTTGCCGACGACCGTCCGATCCGGGTCGCCGATCTCGGCGCCGGCGCCGGTGCAGCCGGCCTTGCCGTCGCCTCGCGGCTTGCCAAGGCGGAGGTGGTGCTGTTCGAGCGCTCGGCCGAAATGGCCGACTATGCCCGCCGCAGCATCCTCCTGCCCGAAAACGCCTATCTCGCGGCCCGCGTCGGCCTCGTCGAAGCCGATGTGACGCTGACCGCCAAGGCGCGCAACGATGCCGGCCTCATCGATGAGAGTTTCCACCACGTCATCATGAACCCGCCCTTCAACCATGTGGGCGATCGGCGCACGCCGGATGCGTTGAAGGCCGAAGCCCATGCGATGACCGACGGCCTGTTGGAAAGCTGGATCCGCACGGCGGGTGCGATCATGATCCCGGGCGGGCAATTGTCGCTGATCGCCAGACCCGAATCGATCGCTGAGATCGTTGCCGCCTGCGGCCGGCGCTTCGGCGGCATCGAGATCACCGCCATCCATCCGCGCACGGGTGAAAACGCCGTGCGTATCCTGGTGACTGCTATCAAGGGCTCGCGGGCGCGGCTGTCGCTGCGCGCGCCCTTGATCATGCACGAAGAGGGGAGCCACAAGTTCTCCCCTCTCGTCGATGATTTCAACAATGGCCGGGCGGCCTATGCCCGGCTTTAG
- a CDS encoding PA0069 family radical SAM protein: MREQSLAGQAAFAPTNTADIADAMIVSSGLRIEVDRRRGRGAGLNPTGRFEALQRETFDDGWQTLEELPPFRTDVQIEKPRTAITRNESPDIGFDRSINPYRGCEHGCIYCFARPTHAYMGLSAGLDFETKLFAKPDAAKLLERELAKPGYKVRAIAIGTNTDPYQPIEKEWRIMRGILEVLNKANHPVSIVTKSAMILRDLDILQEMAAKNLVRVGISVTTLDRKLARTMEPRAATPPRRLETIHTLSEAGIQTAVMAAPLIPALNDHELERILESAKAAGAAEASYVILRLPLEVSPLFRDWLLQHYPDRYRHVMSLVRSMRGGKDYDADFGKRMKGAGPYAWQIARRFEMAARRFGLTRRGMPLRDDLFVPPDGSGVQLSLL, translated from the coding sequence ATGAGAGAGCAGTCCCTGGCAGGGCAGGCCGCATTTGCGCCTACCAATACGGCAGATATTGCCGATGCGATGATCGTGTCCTCCGGGCTGCGAATCGAGGTCGATAGGCGTCGTGGGCGCGGGGCGGGATTGAACCCGACAGGTAGGTTCGAGGCGCTGCAGCGCGAGACCTTCGATGACGGCTGGCAGACGCTGGAAGAGCTGCCGCCGTTCAGGACGGACGTGCAGATCGAGAAGCCGCGCACGGCCATTACCCGCAACGAATCGCCTGACATTGGCTTCGATCGCTCGATCAACCCCTATCGCGGCTGCGAGCATGGCTGCATCTATTGTTTCGCCCGGCCGACGCACGCCTATATGGGGCTTTCGGCGGGGCTCGATTTCGAGACGAAGCTGTTTGCCAAGCCGGATGCGGCAAAGCTGCTGGAGCGGGAGCTTGCCAAGCCGGGCTACAAGGTGCGGGCGATCGCGATCGGCACCAATACCGACCCCTATCAGCCGATCGAAAAGGAATGGCGCATCATGCGCGGCATTCTCGAGGTCTTGAACAAGGCGAACCACCCGGTATCGATCGTCACCAAGTCTGCGATGATCCTGCGGGATCTCGACATTCTGCAGGAGATGGCGGCGAAGAACCTGGTGCGCGTCGGCATCTCGGTCACCACGCTCGACCGCAAGCTTGCCCGGACGATGGAGCCGCGCGCCGCCACGCCGCCGCGCCGGCTGGAGACCATCCACACGCTGTCGGAGGCAGGTATCCAGACGGCGGTGATGGCCGCCCCGCTCATTCCGGCGCTGAACGATCACGAGCTGGAGCGCATCCTCGAATCGGCCAAGGCTGCCGGCGCCGCCGAGGCGAGTTATGTCATCCTGAGACTGCCGCTCGAGGTCAGCCCGCTCTTCCGCGACTGGCTGCTGCAGCATTATCCCGATCGCTACCGGCATGTTATGTCGCTGGTGCGCTCGATGCGCGGCGGCAAGGATTACGATGCCGACTTCGGCAAGCGCATGAAGGGCGCTGGTCCCTATGCCTGGCAGATCGCCCGGCGCTTTGAAATGGCCGCCCGACGTTTCGGCCTGACACGGCGCGGCATGCCGCTGCGCGACGACCTGTTCGTGCCGCCGGATGGCAGCGGCGTGCAGCTGTCATTGCTCTAG
- a CDS encoding glycosyl transferase, with amino-acid sequence MLTVVLECQDQETELAQTLSVLVAGAVEGLVSDVVVLDHGSRDGSSRVADAAGCRFYSQWDMKDIVRSARGEWLLFVEPGARPQAGWIDEIAEYMALNKLPARFTASRGYRRPFFQRLGRAVPPLELGLLMPKSEALAAARSGMRLAEFVKERKLRKLSSELIPAWVARAAR; translated from the coding sequence ATGTTGACGGTTGTTCTCGAATGTCAGGATCAGGAAACTGAGCTGGCCCAGACTTTATCGGTCTTGGTGGCAGGCGCGGTGGAGGGGCTCGTCAGCGATGTGGTCGTGCTCGATCACGGTTCGCGCGACGGCAGCTCACGGGTCGCCGACGCCGCCGGCTGCCGGTTTTATTCGCAGTGGGATATGAAGGACATCGTCCGCTCCGCCCGCGGCGAATGGCTGCTCTTCGTCGAGCCCGGCGCACGGCCTCAGGCCGGCTGGATCGACGAGATCGCCGAATATATGGCGCTGAACAAGCTGCCGGCGCGCTTCACCGCCTCGCGCGGCTACCGGCGCCCGTTTTTCCAGCGCCTCGGCCGCGCCGTGCCGCCGCTGGAGCTCGGTTTGCTGATGCCGAAGAGCGAGGCGCTCGCCGCCGCCAGGAGCGGCATGCGGCTGGCCGAATTCGTCAAGGAGAGGAAGCTTCGTAAACTCTCCAGCGAACTGATCCCCGCCTGGGTGGCGCGCGCCGCGCGGTAG
- a CDS encoding ribonuclease HII: MKPRTPPDSPQLFQAVPLVPDFRLELKARKAGHWPVAGADEAGRGPLAGPVVAAAVILDPKRIPEGLNDSKQLSAQRREELFVQILATATVSIASSSSTRIDETDIRKASLDAMRRAICSLAIPASYVLTDGLDVPPGLDCPGQAVVKGDARSVSIAAASIVAKVTRDRMMARAHHVFPDYGFAAHVGYGTAQHRAGIEKLGPCSLHRMSFRPLRKVEDGPQMDELISD; encoded by the coding sequence ATGAAACCTCGCACACCACCCGATTCTCCCCAGCTGTTCCAAGCGGTTCCTTTGGTGCCGGATTTCCGGCTGGAGCTCAAAGCCCGCAAGGCCGGCCACTGGCCGGTGGCCGGCGCCGACGAGGCAGGCCGCGGGCCGCTGGCCGGGCCGGTCGTCGCTGCCGCCGTCATCCTCGATCCGAAGCGCATCCCGGAGGGGCTGAACGATTCCAAGCAGCTTTCGGCGCAACGGCGCGAGGAATTGTTCGTGCAAATCCTGGCGACCGCCACCGTCTCGATCGCCTCATCCAGCTCGACGCGGATCGACGAGACCGATATCCGCAAGGCGAGCCTCGACGCCATGCGCCGCGCCATCTGCAGCCTCGCCATTCCGGCAAGCTACGTGCTGACCGACGGGCTCGACGTGCCGCCCGGCCTTGACTGCCCCGGACAGGCGGTGGTCAAGGGCGATGCCCGCTCGGTCTCGATCGCCGCCGCCTCGATCGTCGCCAAGGTGACACGTGACCGAATGATGGCGCGGGCTCATCACGTATTTCCGGATTACGGCTTTGCCGCCCATGTCGGCTACGGCACGGCGCAGCACCGCGCCGGCATCGAAAAGCTCGGTCCCTGCTCCCTGCACCGGATGAGTTTTCGGCCGCTGCGCAAGGTCGAGGACGGTCCTCAGATGGACGAGCTGATTTCGGATTAG